TCCCTGGCCCTTTCCCCCATCGTCTTAGCCATTTCGGGCGTGTTGAGCAATTGCCTGATCCTGAAGGCAGTCCCTTCAATGGAGTGGACGAGAAACCCTGTCACGCCGTGGGCGATCTGCAGCGGGATGCCCCCCACGGCCCCGCCGATCACCGGTTTGCCCTTCCACATGGCCTCTGCCACGGTGAGACCAAACCCTT
This Syntrophorhabdaceae bacterium DNA region includes the following protein-coding sequences:
- a CDS encoding glycosyltransferase; protein product: GFGLTVAEAMWKGKPVIGGAVGGIPLQIAHGVTGFLVHSIEGTAFRIRQLLNTPEMAKTMGERAREFVRKNFLITRQARDYLSVWYAMENKDKSIIEL